From the genome of Calidithermus timidus DSM 17022, one region includes:
- a CDS encoding YqeG family HAD IIIA-type phosphatase, producing MLRPKAQLSSVLEITPQWLKTRGIKGLLLDLDNTLVPYKFKGEPPEELVAWVKSLEAAGIRVFLVSNAQHKRLRAWSAKLGVEGIGLAGKPWFGIRKGLKRLGLSPSQVAMVGDQVFTDVLGGNLAGVYTILVTPISQKELGYTKLIRRLERLILKL from the coding sequence ATGCTTAGGCCCAAGGCCCAACTGTCGTCGGTGCTCGAGATCACCCCGCAATGGCTAAAAACGCGGGGGATCAAGGGCTTGTTGCTCGATCTGGACAACACCCTAGTGCCCTACAAATTCAAGGGCGAGCCTCCTGAGGAACTCGTCGCCTGGGTGAAGTCGCTCGAGGCTGCCGGGATCCGGGTGTTTCTGGTGTCCAACGCCCAGCACAAGCGCCTGAGGGCCTGGTCGGCCAAGCTGGGGGTAGAGGGCATCGGGCTGGCTGGCAAGCCCTGGTTTGGCATTCGCAAGGGGCTCAAACGCTTAGGGCTGTCCCCCTCTCAGGTGGCGATGGTGGGCGACCAGGTCTTCACCGACGTGCTGGGGGGCAACCTGGCCGGGGTCTATACCATTCTGGTGACGCCCATTTCTCAGAAGGAGCTAGGCTACACCAAGCTGATACGGCGTTTAGAACGTCTGATTCTCAAACTATAG
- a CDS encoding ATPase, T2SS/T4P/T4SS family, with amino-acid sequence MNVLTIGDKRLGAALLDMGLLEDEELQRALEQHREVGGTLSDVIVELGLLSERRIAQAIEETFGVPLVELANLEIPPEIKALVPAEKAKTLEAIPFALEGGSLRVALMNPLDNLVLEELEDITGQIIEPYQTTRSSFNYALAKNYPELGLTVPEAPKPSSESEMRLGDLLVEKGFVDRDTLEQALVQQEKTGELLGRILLQSGAISESQLFQVLAERAGIEFRERVDDLELQMEVAALLLRADALRYQAVPVRQDGTQVLVVLSDVRHIEAIRAAIARPVRFVLTLPKSWEALFAKAYPEKSRLGEALVQEGKIGREALQEALSVQRRMGKIRPLGEVLVELGYITQEDVEDALNKQRQGGKKLEDTLVQSGKIKPEMLAKSLSAQLGYPYIDPVETPPDPSVITLVPESTVRRYTIFPHHLENGSTLVVLMKDPRNILAVDDLKMITRKEILPAVSTEAAITKLIERFYGGSGEIDELAKEFEKKRQAREETVDTSALDDNAVVKLVNTIIREAFLQDASDIHIEPRQTDLVVRIRVDGVLREYMKLPKGAGPALASRVKIMANLDIAERRLPQDGRVRYKDRSIDLDLRLSTLPTVYGEKIVMRLLRRASEIPEIEGLGFATGVFQRFTDVIAKPYGIFLITGPTGSGKSFTTFSILKRIATPDKNTTTIEDPVEYEIPGINQTQVNPVAGLTFARALRSFLRQDPDIIMVGEIRDSETAKIATEAALTGHLVIATLHTNDAAGAVTRLDEMGVEAFNISASLIGVLAQRLVRRICENCKQEVVPDPDVLRRLELRESDIKGKVLYKGTGCERCNGTGYKGRAAIHELMVVDDDVRHAIVAGKTATEIKEIARKGGMATLREDGITKAFQGITTLEEVMAKTNE; translated from the coding sequence ATGAACGTACTGACCATTGGTGACAAGCGACTCGGGGCGGCTTTGCTGGACATGGGCCTCCTCGAGGATGAAGAACTCCAGCGCGCATTGGAACAGCACCGTGAGGTCGGCGGTACCCTCAGCGACGTGATCGTCGAGCTGGGCCTGCTCTCCGAGCGCCGCATCGCCCAGGCCATCGAGGAGACCTTTGGGGTGCCCCTGGTCGAGCTGGCCAACCTGGAGATTCCCCCCGAGATCAAGGCCTTGGTGCCCGCCGAGAAGGCCAAGACCCTCGAGGCCATCCCCTTCGCACTGGAGGGGGGCAGCCTGCGGGTGGCGCTGATGAACCCCCTCGACAACCTGGTGCTCGAAGAGCTCGAGGACATCACCGGGCAGATCATCGAGCCCTACCAGACGACGCGTTCCTCCTTCAACTACGCCCTGGCCAAGAACTACCCCGAACTCGGCCTGACCGTGCCCGAGGCCCCCAAGCCCAGCAGCGAGAGCGAGATGCGACTGGGCGACCTGCTCGTGGAAAAGGGCTTCGTCGACCGCGATACCCTCGAGCAGGCTCTGGTGCAGCAGGAGAAGACTGGCGAGCTGTTGGGCCGCATCCTGCTGCAAAGCGGCGCCATCAGCGAGTCTCAGCTCTTCCAGGTCCTGGCCGAGCGCGCGGGTATTGAGTTCCGCGAACGCGTCGACGACCTCGAGCTGCAGATGGAGGTCGCCGCGTTGCTGCTGCGGGCCGACGCCCTGCGTTACCAGGCGGTGCCGGTGCGACAGGACGGTACCCAGGTGCTGGTCGTGCTCTCCGACGTCCGCCACATCGAGGCCATTCGCGCGGCCATCGCCCGCCCGGTGCGCTTCGTGCTGACGCTGCCGAAGTCCTGGGAAGCCCTCTTCGCCAAGGCCTATCCCGAGAAGTCGCGCTTGGGCGAGGCCCTGGTGCAGGAGGGCAAGATCGGGCGCGAGGCGTTGCAGGAGGCGCTGAGCGTGCAGCGGCGCATGGGCAAGATCCGCCCGCTGGGCGAGGTGCTCGTCGAGCTGGGTTACATCACCCAGGAGGACGTCGAGGACGCGCTCAACAAGCAGCGCCAGGGAGGTAAGAAGCTCGAGGACACCCTGGTGCAGTCGGGCAAGATCAAGCCGGAGATGCTGGCCAAGAGCCTCTCGGCCCAGCTCGGCTACCCCTACATCGACCCCGTGGAGACCCCGCCGGACCCCTCGGTCATCACGCTGGTGCCCGAGTCCACCGTGCGGCGCTACACCATCTTCCCCCACCACCTCGAGAACGGCAGCACCTTGGTGGTGCTGATGAAAGACCCCCGCAACATCCTGGCCGTCGACGACCTCAAGATGATCACCCGCAAGGAGATCCTCCCCGCCGTCTCCACCGAAGCCGCCATCACCAAGCTGATCGAGCGCTTCTACGGCGGGTCGGGTGAGATCGACGAGCTGGCCAAGGAGTTCGAGAAGAAGCGGCAGGCCCGCGAAGAGACGGTCGATACCAGCGCCCTCGACGACAACGCGGTCGTCAAGCTGGTCAACACCATCATCCGCGAAGCCTTCTTGCAAGACGCCTCCGACATCCACATCGAGCCGCGCCAGACCGACCTCGTCGTGCGCATCCGCGTAGATGGGGTGTTGCGCGAGTACATGAAGCTGCCCAAGGGGGCCGGGCCGGCATTGGCGAGCCGCGTGAAGATCATGGCCAACCTCGACATCGCCGAGCGGCGTCTGCCGCAGGACGGGCGCGTGCGCTACAAGGACCGCAGCATCGACCTCGACCTGCGTCTGTCCACGCTGCCCACCGTCTACGGCGAGAAGATCGTCATGCGCCTGTTGCGCCGGGCCTCCGAGATCCCCGAGATCGAGGGGTTGGGCTTCGCCACCGGGGTCTTCCAGCGCTTCACCGACGTCATCGCCAAGCCCTACGGCATCTTCCTCATCACCGGGCCTACGGGCTCGGGCAAGTCCTTCACCACCTTCTCCATCCTCAAGCGCATCGCTACCCCCGACAAAAACACCACCACCATTGAAGACCCCGTCGAGTACGAGATCCCCGGCATCAACCAGACCCAGGTCAACCCGGTGGCGGGCCTGACCTTCGCCAGAGCCCTGCGCTCTTTCTTACGCCAGGACCCCGACATCATCATGGTCGGTGAGATTCGCGACTCCGAGACGGCCAAGATCGCCACCGAGGCCGCCCTCACCGGCCACCTGGTCATCGCCACGCTGCACACCAACGACGCTGCGGGCGCGGTGACCCGTCTGGACGAGATGGGGGTGGAGGCCTTCAACATCTCGGCTTCGCTGATCGGGGTACTGGCCCAGCGTCTGGTGCGGCGGATCTGCGAAAACTGCAAGCAGGAGGTTGTGCCCGACCCCGACGTGCTGCGGCGCCTCGAGCTGCGCGAGAGCGACATCAAGGGCAAGGTGCTCTACAAGGGCACCGGCTGCGAGCGCTGCAACGGCACGGGCTACAAGGGTCGCGCTGCCATCCACGAGCTGATGGTCGTTGACGACGACGTGCGCCACGCCATTGTGGCCGGCAAGACCGCCACCGAGATCAAGGAGATCGCCCGCAAAGGCGGTATGGCCACCCTGCGCGAGGACGGCATCACCAAGGCCTTCCAGGGCATCACCACGCTCGAGGAAGTGATGGCCAAGACCAACGAGTAG